The following coding sequences lie in one Myxococcus xanthus genomic window:
- the hemA gene encoding glutamyl-tRNA reductase produces the protein MELICIGLSHRTAPLTVRERLALPESRQVDVLQRLAQSPVEALWVSTCNRVEVYLLAPDTAMARQRALAELQVLGGVEALEHLYEHQGEAALVHLFRVACSLDSMVLGEAQILGQVKDAFERGQGAGAVRGELMRACAAAFSCAKRVRTETAIGRAATSMAAAAVQLASKVFDGLAGKTVLVVGAGEMGELAARHLKQAGASKLYVTNRTLSRAEALAAEVGGQARPFEELLALVAAADVVVCSTASPVPLFTRDNVGALGRGRRGRPLFMVDLAVPRDIDPAVGTLDWVHAYDVDDIQKFVADNAAARAEEAQKAGVLVAQEVARFVKERALREGTPVLARLRQRAEAIARSEVERTLGALGDGLNDKQRKSIEAMGRAIVNKLLHEPTARLRAVGPEGEGNRLAGAAAELFGLLEEEVGTAAAAPSVMAAPVQVATGGK, from the coding sequence ATGGAGCTCATCTGCATTGGCCTGTCCCACCGGACGGCGCCCCTTACCGTCCGCGAGCGACTGGCCTTGCCGGAGTCGCGTCAGGTGGACGTGCTCCAGCGGCTGGCCCAGTCGCCCGTGGAGGCCCTCTGGGTGTCCACCTGCAACCGCGTGGAGGTGTACCTGTTGGCGCCGGACACGGCGATGGCGCGGCAGCGCGCGTTGGCGGAGCTGCAGGTGCTGGGCGGCGTGGAAGCCCTGGAGCACCTCTACGAGCACCAGGGCGAGGCGGCGCTGGTGCACCTGTTCCGCGTGGCGTGCAGCCTGGACTCCATGGTGCTGGGCGAGGCCCAGATTCTGGGCCAGGTGAAGGACGCCTTCGAGCGGGGCCAGGGCGCGGGCGCGGTGCGCGGTGAGTTGATGCGCGCCTGCGCGGCCGCGTTCAGCTGCGCCAAACGCGTGCGCACGGAGACGGCCATTGGCCGCGCGGCCACGTCCATGGCGGCGGCGGCGGTGCAACTGGCCAGCAAGGTGTTCGACGGGCTCGCGGGCAAGACGGTGCTGGTGGTGGGCGCGGGGGAGATGGGCGAGCTGGCGGCGCGCCACCTGAAGCAGGCCGGCGCGTCGAAGCTCTATGTCACCAACCGCACCCTGTCGCGCGCGGAGGCGCTGGCGGCGGAGGTGGGCGGACAGGCGCGGCCCTTCGAGGAGCTGCTCGCTCTGGTGGCCGCGGCGGACGTGGTGGTGTGCAGCACGGCGTCGCCGGTGCCGCTCTTCACGCGGGACAACGTGGGCGCCTTGGGGCGCGGGCGCCGGGGGAGGCCGCTGTTCATGGTGGACCTGGCGGTGCCGCGCGACATCGACCCGGCCGTGGGCACGCTGGACTGGGTGCACGCGTACGACGTGGACGACATCCAGAAGTTCGTCGCGGACAACGCCGCGGCGCGCGCGGAAGAGGCGCAGAAGGCGGGCGTGCTCGTCGCGCAGGAAGTGGCGCGTTTCGTCAAGGAGCGCGCGCTGCGTGAGGGCACGCCGGTGCTGGCGCGACTGCGTCAGCGCGCGGAAGCCATTGCCCGCTCCGAGGTGGAGCGCACGCTGGGCGCCCTGGGCGACGGACTCAACGACAAGCAACGCAAGAGCATCGAGGCCATGGGTCGAGCCATCGTCAACAAGCTGCTGCATGAGCCCACCGCGCGGCTGCGCGCCGTGGGGCCGGAAGGGGAGGGCAACCGCCTGGCGGGGGCCGCCGCCGAGTTGTTCGGGCTGCTGGAGGAGGAGGTTGGCACCGCCGCCGCCGCGCCCTCCGTCATGGCCGCGCCGGTCCAGGTCGCCACGGGGGGCAAGTGA